Sequence from the Clostridium butyricum genome:
TTAGAAAAAGTTTTAGATAAATTTTTACATTCTAGAATAGCATTATTATTCATTATTTCATCTCCTTTACTATTGATTCAACAAGTTTTATTGCTTCTTCTTTTGTATATCCTATCTCTTCCATTCTTTTTAGAAAGTTAGATATTTGATGTTTTGCTAAATCATTTCTTATATTTTTGATCATATCAGAATCCTCCGTAATAAATCGTCCACTTGTTCTCTTACTAAATACTAGCCCTGTTTTTTCAAGCTCTGTTAATGCTTTTTGCATAGTATTTGGATTAACAGAAGCTTCACTGGCAATATCCCTTACTGAAGGAAGTTTATCTCCAGGTTTATAAACGCCACAGATTATTTTTAATTGAATTTGTTCCATAAGCTGTAAGTAAATTGGTCTGTCATCATTAAAATCCCATGACATAGTCTCACTCCTTTTTATATTGTATTACTGTATTATTGTACTAAGCTGTTAATACAATGATAGTACAACTGGAATCATATGT
This genomic interval carries:
- a CDS encoding GntR family transcriptional regulator; translated protein: MSWDFNDDRPIYLQLMEQIQLKIICGVYKPGDKLPSVRDIASEASVNPNTMQKALTELEKTGLVFSKRTSGRFITEDSDMIKNIRNDLAKHQISNFLKRMEEIGYTKEEAIKLVESIVKEMK